GGTACGTTCTGTTGAGAACACAGGAACCCAAGACTATGTTCACAGCATTCTCAATCCTCCTAGGCCTCCAACTGGCACTCTCTGTAAGCACAAAAGAGACACTCCCAAGCTCCCATGAAAATTCCAAAAATCTTATAAGAAGCTCTTTGGCAGCCAATTTTCGCAAGCAATTCTCAAACTTGTTGACAGCAATCCATGAGGAAAGGATATTTTACCCACTTGCATGGATCATGACATCGTTTGCTGTTGTGCCTATTCTCTCTGGAACTATGTTCTGCTTTCAAACGCAGTATCTGAAGCTTGATTCATCAATCATCGGTCTTTCAAAAGTCATGGGACAGGTCATGGTCCTATCTCTAACTGTTCTTTACAACCGCCATCTCAAAAGGATCCCTTTGAGGCAGCTTGTTAGTGGGGTTCAGATAATGTATGCTTTGGCAGTTCTTTCAGAATTGATACTAGTGAAACAGGTAAACCTTATGTTGGGGATACCAAATGAGATATATGTGCTTTGTTTCTCAGCTCTTGCTGAAGCAATCGCTCAGTTCAAGGTACTGCCCTTCTCGGTTTTGTTGTCAAGCCTGTGCCCACCTGGTTGCGAAGGATCACTCTTCGCTTTCTTTACGTCTGGGTTGGTGTTCTCTGCAATACTAAGTGGCGTGTATGGTGTTGGATTGGCTACGCTGATTGGGTTATCTGCTGGGGACTACTCGAAATTGCCTTTAGGTATTCTGCTCCAAACTTTGGCTGCATTGTTACCTTTAGGATGGATATCTCTTGTACCGGAAAACTGGACTGCCGATGATAAGGTTGTAAAGCAAGCATTGACATCCGACAGAGCTCAAACTTAATGATCTTCGTAGCTTATCACACTGCAGAGGAATTTCTCAGCCAGTCAACTCTATCCAATCAAATGTATAGCTATccatattcttttgtttctaaTGTATAGTTCTCTCAACTACTGTACGTCATGCGGCTGAAATGCTTCTGGCTGAatactttttctttgttccGCGACATGAAAACCAAAGAAATATGAAAGTAAGTCTCTGGACAGTCAACATTAATTAGTTTCAGGGCTTGACTTTTCAACGAAGAGGCAATATTAACTGGGGTACTATCAGAGGTGGCGATGGGATCGGAGTAGAAAAATTACCCGTATTACAATGAATTTGGTCGAAGGAGAACCCTGTATTCTTTCAATTTCGACACTGTCGGGGAAAACTATGCAACAACTGATTCCAAATTATAACTTTAGATTTTTCCCATAAAAATACTTTAGATTTCTGTCTAAACATTTTAATTCATATTTGTACCTAACAAAATGGTTGAAGCATTCGTCTTTCAAAACAATATTGGAAACTGATTCCTCCCTcagatccataaaaagtgtcgctcattttgtactaaactAGTACAACTTTTGTACTAATgggcgacattttttatggatcggagagagcaTTTTTTAACATCGTTTTTACTGTAGCCGTGGCTTCTGAAACG
This is a stretch of genomic DNA from Brachypodium distachyon strain Bd21 chromosome 1, Brachypodium_distachyon_v3.0, whole genome shotgun sequence. It encodes these proteins:
- the LOC100831296 gene encoding probable folate-biopterin transporter 8, chloroplastic — encoded protein: MLCLTPCAPCPHRPNARAGTGAGDNAHRVTLCRLRTLGAVGRLRLVKFQSCAAAAPAPPAGRPVKPFPPVPARTTAERWGSLREMRRVWWVCGVGYWVQGFRCFPWLALNFHLTRGLGLNPAALQLVQNAGNLPLVAKPLFGVLSDAVYIGRAHRLPYISIGVLLQLVAWGTLAIMPVTGDTFPTQMVCILIGNLGASVTEVVSDAVVTEFSRTQKTGVLQSYAFIGLAAGSLLGNLSGGYVLLRTQEPKTMFTAFSILLGLQLALSVSTKETLPSSHENSKNLIRSSLAANFRKQFSNLLTAIHEERIFYPLAWIMTSFAVVPILSGTMFCFQTQYLKLDSSIIGLSKVMGQVMVLSLTVLYNRHLKRIPLRQLVSGVQIMYALAVLSELILVKQVNLMLGIPNEIYVLCFSALAEAIAQFKVLPFSVLLSSLCPPGCEGSLFAFFTSGLVFSAILSGVYGVGLATLIGLSAGDYSKLPLGILLQTLAALLPLGWISLVPENWTADDKVVKQALTSDRAQT